One Gemmatimonadaceae bacterium genomic window carries:
- a CDS encoding EAL domain-containing protein: MSDFILLTDSDDPAITAAVGQLESWTVQYADAARLLDAIGTEGVRALLVVTTDPTLLRTATERAHASGIPVIIGCVDDTARRRAVELRAEEWYRLPATPDEVSARIHSAVHRGTLTGASITDRVERVEYEEMLHDAMTGLPTLPVMIERSRALFKERGELVVLYLNFVRYSKIEEIYGWEKLDAVLETTSAAVREFLDDTSAPGNSRLMVSFTNDDDFIFFHVPAAGVAAATDNEITDMVARLQRHVAGRIEAQHGDDIAALFDIYVGRSHVYYNPKVRLERLIYRGIREAAKAARSIEERDRARRVADLRASLRERGVYIDYHPIVVTETQEIYGYEALARGVMRSLRSPEVMFDVAAEADLVWELSRLCRSRAIEGMDTHLQPGELLFLNVDPHDFNDPAFNENEVKYPERVVIEITERTAIKDYPKFRERLRAFREVGFRFAVDDAGSGYAGLGSIANLEPNYIKLDISLINGIDTNFIKQNLVETMVKFSNDHGAKVIAEGVERAEEFKAVKELGVHLVQGFFLHRPSHAPPPALTAVRR; encoded by the coding sequence GACGACCCGGCCATCACCGCCGCCGTTGGGCAGCTGGAATCCTGGACTGTGCAATACGCCGACGCGGCGCGGCTGCTCGACGCGATCGGGACGGAAGGCGTTCGGGCGTTGCTGGTGGTCACGACCGACCCAACGTTATTGCGCACAGCGACCGAACGCGCGCACGCTAGTGGAATCCCAGTCATTATTGGCTGCGTCGACGACACCGCGCGACGTCGTGCCGTCGAGCTGCGGGCGGAGGAATGGTATCGCCTACCGGCGACGCCGGACGAAGTCTCGGCGCGGATTCACTCGGCGGTTCACCGCGGTACGCTTACCGGCGCCTCGATCACCGACCGCGTCGAGCGCGTCGAATACGAGGAGATGCTGCACGATGCGATGACCGGCCTGCCGACGCTGCCGGTGATGATCGAGCGATCACGCGCGTTGTTCAAAGAGCGGGGCGAGCTCGTCGTGCTCTATCTGAACTTCGTGCGCTACTCGAAGATCGAAGAGATCTACGGTTGGGAGAAGCTGGACGCCGTCCTGGAGACGACATCGGCGGCGGTGCGCGAGTTTCTCGACGATACGTCTGCGCCGGGAAACTCGCGCTTGATGGTGAGCTTCACCAACGACGACGATTTCATCTTCTTCCACGTTCCGGCGGCTGGCGTTGCCGCCGCGACCGACAATGAGATCACCGATATGGTGGCGCGATTGCAGCGCCACGTCGCCGGGCGCATCGAGGCGCAGCACGGCGACGACATCGCGGCGCTGTTCGACATCTATGTAGGCCGATCGCACGTCTACTACAATCCGAAGGTCCGTCTCGAACGACTCATCTACCGTGGTATTCGCGAGGCGGCAAAGGCGGCGCGGAGCATCGAGGAGCGGGATCGCGCCCGGCGCGTCGCGGATCTGCGCGCCAGCCTGCGCGAACGTGGCGTGTATATCGATTACCATCCCATCGTCGTCACGGAGACGCAGGAGATCTACGGGTACGAAGCGCTCGCGCGCGGCGTGATGCGCAGTCTGCGATCGCCCGAAGTGATGTTCGACGTCGCTGCTGAGGCGGACCTGGTGTGGGAGCTGAGCCGACTGTGCCGGAGCCGTGCGATCGAAGGAATGGATACGCACCTCCAGCCGGGCGAGCTGTTGTTCCTCAACGTCGATCCGCACGACTTCAACGATCCCGCGTTCAATGAGAACGAGGTGAAGTATCCGGAGCGCGTCGTCATCGAAATCACGGAGCGCACGGCGATCAAGGACTATCCAAAGTTTCGAGAACGCTTACGAGCCTTTCGCGAAGTCGGGTTCCGCTTTGCCGTCGACGATGCCGGCAGCGGCTACGCCGGCCTGGGGTCGATCGCCAATCTCGAGCCGAATTACATCAAGCTCGATATCTCGTTGATCAATGGCATCGATACGAACTTCATCAAGCAGAATCTGGTCGAGACGATGGTGAAGTTCTCGAACGACCACGGGGCGAAGGTGATCGCGGAGGGCGTCGAGCGCGCGGAGGAGTTCAAGGCGGTGAAAGAGCTCGGCGTGCATCTCGTCCAGGGGTTTTTTCTGCACCGGCCATCGCATGCGCCACCGCCGGCACTCACCGCCGTCCGCCGTTAG